The segment TTTGGCCGCGCAAATCCGTAGATAAAAAAGTAGTAGAACGGATTTGTCAAATGAATATTGGTACCCTTAatagtatatgtatgtacatagtaTACATATAACCTGTATGTATCCTGTTGTAATATTTCTAACAAGTATTCACGCTAACTGGTAATTCGCCTTcggagaaaaatttatttctacgaaaacggctttttaatcttttatttctttgctgGCTATAATATGATTTCTATGCCTTCTTTGGAATATTTTAATGATCGTCTAGAAAGTACGCATTGTCGAAAAAATTATGCCGCGTATGTATGAAAACGTGTTATATACATCTGATTTGTACAATTAAATATTTGTAGCATAATTATTTGACGAAAGTATGTGTCGGAAATTCTGCAGATATTCTATGTACGTAAATAACATCTCAATGCTTGTGCAACGTCAAGCTATCGTTTTACGTACGAGTCTCATTCATTGTGAGGAAAGCTTTAAGCTTTAACTTTGCTATCGCCAGAACCTCAGTTCAAGCAAATGGTATCTTACGGGTGGAGGTCGTTGCGTCAAATTTCACAAATCATGAATGAATTTTAAGTTTTGTCGTATATTTTCTACGAACTCGGAACATTATTAGTCCCAGTAAGTTCTACATTGACAATTAAGCAGTTTTTACAAGTTTATGTGATTCTGCATCGCGAAAAATTGCAGATTTTACGGAACGTTTTTAGTGTATGTAAACAAACAGTGAATTACGATATGTTGTCACATAATTTATACGTCTTATACCTATAAGGTTACTAAAAACTTATcaagataattatattttcaccCGTACCTGCTTTATTTCCGATTCGGCCTAGAAGAAATTAACACATTTTTAGAAAGTGCAAATACTCGCCAGAAACATACAATCATCCAATTTTTATTCTCTTTCCCGCATTTATTGTCTGCAATCGCTGTGAAACTAAATAGCAAATTGTTCGCCGTATAATTTTTTCTCACAATTCGTAATGATTTCACAGTTTTGTATGTTTTATACGCAATGTTTGCGCGCGACAACGAAACAGTAGGTTTGTATACAATATTTAAGAAAAGTTATGTACACATTGGTAAATGTTACATACAGTATAAGTACTCCAGCAAAACACGCGTTACACAATGAATGAAGTGAGTGGAGGAAAACAGGATATACCTAACGCTTCTACTTGGGAAACGCTATCAGGACAACCGGCATCCTCGTTTCCTACTATGCACCATCATCATCAGACATTGCAGCAAGACGCAAGCCCAACAGTCGCACAAGTCATAGTTCCTACTCCCGTAAAACTTCAAGCGCCTGTATTAAGCTCGACGCAAACTATAGCCGACCATTGTTCGCAACTCGGTCACATTCAGCAGTCGAATTTAATAACGCAGGTAAGGATATATGAGCGAAACCCGAGGGACTTGCTCGGACCAGtgcgaaattaaaatttcttttttcgtaACAAGTCTGGTCTTGGATGCTTGTAGGGCACACCGGCGGGAACTTTTTCAGAGTCTGAACTTTCCCCCGAGCTTCAGCAACAGGGATGGAAAAAGTTCTGGagtaaacgagaaaatcgaccgTACTTTTGGAATAAATTGACCGGCGAGTCTTTATGGATAATACCGCCTCTGAAACCTCAGGTATTAAGGTATAAAATCtaagtataaattaatattaaattacaaaCGTCAATTATATCTATATTCAAGTTTGACCCAATTACGGACCCTCTCGGCATTTGTGGCGTACCGCCTGTTTCTGGGAACGGAGCCATTCCTTCCGGAGGAACCGTTAAACGCAGAGCTTCGGAGGACAGCGTTGTGCCAGCTGCAAAGAAGTTTGTCTTAGCGTATGTTTCAGTAACTTGTTTACGCAATTAGGTATCGCAAAGAAATCTATTTATTTCATGAAAGTTTAATTCAACGACAGAGGTCCATGGGATTTGGAAATTCCGACGAATGTTATAATATACGAAAGAGTGCCATCGAATTTACCTCATATTCATCCTGAAGCGGAAGCACTACGTTGCAGTTTACTTGCAAAACTGAGACAGTGTTACCAAGAACTGTGTCACACTCGTGAATCGATAGATGCTCCTAAAGATTCCTTTAACAGATGGTTGATGGAAAGAAAAGTAATAGACTGTGGTTCAGACCCTCTTTTACCAAGTCAGTGTTTTCCTGAAATTTCTATGTCCATGTATCGTGAAATTATGAATGACATCCCTATCAAATTAGTTCGACCAAAATTCACTGGCGACGCGAGGAAACAATTGTCACGATACGCAGAAGCTGCGAAAAAAATGATAGAATCAAGAGCAGCTTCGTCAGAGAGTAGGAAAGTTGTAAAGTGGAATGCGGAGGATACGTTTCAGTGGTTGAGACGAACGGTCGGCGCTACGTTCGATGATTTTCAAGACCGCCTCGCGCATTTGAAACGGCAATGTCAGCCGCACCTTACGGAAACTGTAAAAGCTAGCGTTGAGGGTATctgtttgaaaatttatcacTTATCGACAGAGTATGCGAAAAAAGTTAAGGATAAGAATAACCAATTATTAAAGGATAATGGTTTAGGAAATGTTATACCATCGGGAGGACCAGCTAGTACGCAAAGAAAAGTTTGGTGTTACCCAGTGCAATTCTCACTTCCAACTCCTCGCCTTCCACAAGTGGATTATCTTCCGGAACGTGAACAAACATTGCTTCGTTTTCACGGCGACACTGTGTGTATTAACAACATGCATCTTGCCAAATTGGAGCACCTATACAGATACAATTGTTTTGATGATAAAAAGTTTGAAATGTTTCTGCCTCGTGTTTGGTGTATGTTGAAACGTTATCAAACATATCTTGGGATCAATGAAGGACAAGCAACACAAATGGCTCTCCCTGTTACAGTTTTTGAATGTCTCCAAAGATCGTTCGGCGTAACATTCGAATGTTTTGCGTCTCCATTAAATTGCTACTTCAGACAGTATTGTTCGGCGTTTGCTGATGCAGATTCTTATTTTGGATCAAGAGGACCTTTCTTAGATTTCAGACCCGTTAGTGGCTCCTTTCAAGCTAATCCACCATATTGCGAGGAGCTTATGGAAGCCATGGTTAAtcatttcgaacgcctcttggctGATTCGGCTGAACCTTTATCTTTCGTAGTATTTCTACCGGAATGGCGAGATCCAGCACCCAATGCTCTTATAAAATTAGAAAGCAGCCACTTTAAGCGTAAACAAGTAGTAGTCCCTGCGATGGAACATGAATATAGACACGGATTTCAGTATATATTACCAAAGTACGTTTCAACATGCTATAATCTACATATGTTGGTACCAAGGCAGTGGAATAATTACaaatatcaatttcagaggcGAAGTTAATATTAGAGCAGCGCACGGGACATTAGTTGTGTGGTTACAAAATGCAGCTGGCGCTGCTCGCTGGGGACCTACGGAAGAGAGGGTTGAAGCGTTACTGGAAGCATGGCGTccaggaagagaaagagaacggGATAGGCAAGAACTCCTATCACCGCCGCGACAAACGCATCAGCCAATACCTTCTACGCCTATTCCTGTTCTAACAACGCCGACAACTCCAACAGTACCGCT is part of the Andrena cerasifolii isolate SP2316 chromosome 1, iyAndCera1_principal, whole genome shotgun sequence genome and harbors:
- the Pcif1 gene encoding phosphorylated CTD-interacting factor 1 isoform X3, yielding MNEVSGGKQDIPNASTWETLSGQPASSFPTMHHHHQTLQQDASPTVAQVIVPTPVKLQAPVLSSTQTIADHCSQLGHIQQSNLITQGTPAGTFSESELSPELQQQGWKKFWSKRENRPYFWNKLTGESLWIIPPLKPQFDPITDPLGICGVPPVSGNGAIPSGGTVKRRASEDSVVPAAKKFVLAGPWDLEIPTNVIIYERVPSNLPHIHPEAEALRCSLLAKLRQCYQELCHTRESIDAPKDSFNRWLMERKVIDCGSDPLLPSQCFPEISMSMYREIMNDIPIKLVRPKFTGDARKQLSRYAEAAKKMIESRAASSESRKVVKWNAEDTFQWLRRTVGATFDDFQDRLAHLKRQCQPHLTETVKASVEGNVIPSGGPASTQRKVWCYPVQFSLPTPRLPQVDYLPEREQTLLRFHGDTVCINNMHLAKLEHLYRYNCFDDKKFEMFLPRVWCMLKRYQTYLGINEGQATQMALPVTVFECLQRSFGVTFECFASPLNCYFRQYCSAFADADSYFGSRGPFLDFRPVSGSFQANPPYCEELMEAMVNHFERLLADSAEPLSFVVFLPEWRDPAPNALIKLESSHFKRKQVVVPAMEHEYRHGFQYILPKGEVNIRAAHGTLVVWLQNAAGAARWGPTEERVEALLEAWRPGRERERDRQELLSPPRQTHQPIPSTPIPVLTTPTTPTVPLQTLSTHPI
- the Pcif1 gene encoding phosphorylated CTD-interacting factor 1 isoform X4; the encoded protein is MDNTASETSGIKFDPITDPLGICGVPPVSGNGAIPSGGTVKRRASEDSVVPAAKKFVLAGPWDLEIPTNVIIYERVPSNLPHIHPEAEALRCSLLAKLRQCYQELCHTRESIDAPKDSFNRWLMERKVIDCGSDPLLPSQCFPEISMSMYREIMNDIPIKLVRPKFTGDARKQLSRYAEAAKKMIESRAASSESRKVVKWNAEDTFQWLRRTVGATFDDFQDRLAHLKRQCQPHLTETVKASVEGICLKIYHLSTEYAKKVKDKNNQLLKDNGLGNVIPSGGPASTQRKVWCYPVQFSLPTPRLPQVDYLPEREQTLLRFHGDTVCINNMHLAKLEHLYRYNCFDDKKFEMFLPRVWCMLKRYQTYLGINEGQATQMALPVTVFECLQRSFGVTFECFASPLNCYFRQYCSAFADADSYFGSRGPFLDFRPVSGSFQANPPYCEELMEAMVNHFERLLADSAEPLSFVVFLPEWRDPAPNALIKLESSHFKRKQVVVPAMEHEYRHGFQYILPKGEVNIRAAHGTLVVWLQNAAGAARWGPTEERVEALLEAWRPGRERERDRQELLSPPRQTHQPIPSTPIPVLTTPTTPTVPLQTLSTHPI
- the Pcif1 gene encoding phosphorylated CTD-interacting factor 1 isoform X1: MNEVSGGKQDIPNASTWETLSGQPASSFPTMHHHHQTLQQDASPTVAQVIVPTPVKLQAPVLSSTQTIADHCSQLGHIQQSNLITQGTPAGTFSESELSPELQQQGWKKFWSKRENRPYFWNKLTGESLWIIPPLKPQFDPITDPLGICGVPPVSGNGAIPSGGTVKRRASEDSVVPAAKKFVLAGPWDLEIPTNVIIYERVPSNLPHIHPEAEALRCSLLAKLRQCYQELCHTRESIDAPKDSFNRWLMERKVIDCGSDPLLPSQCFPEISMSMYREIMNDIPIKLVRPKFTGDARKQLSRYAEAAKKMIESRAASSESRKVVKWNAEDTFQWLRRTVGATFDDFQDRLAHLKRQCQPHLTETVKASVEGICLKIYHLSTEYAKKVKDKNNQLLKDNGLGNVIPSGGPASTQRKVWCYPVQFSLPTPRLPQVDYLPEREQTLLRFHGDTVCINNMHLAKLEHLYRYNCFDDKKFEMFLPRVWCMLKRYQTYLGINEGQATQMALPVTVFECLQRSFGVTFECFASPLNCYFRQYCSAFADADSYFGSRGPFLDFRPVSGSFQANPPYCEELMEAMVNHFERLLADSAEPLSFVVFLPEWRDPAPNALIKLESSHFKRKQVVVPAMEHEYRHGFQYILPKGEVNIRAAHGTLVVWLQNAAGAARWGPTEERVEALLEAWRPGRERERDRQELLSPPRQTHQPIPSTPIPVLTTPTTPTVPLQTLSTHPI
- the Pcif1 gene encoding phosphorylated CTD-interacting factor 1 isoform X2; translation: MNEVSGGKQDIPNASTWETLSGQPASSFPTMHHHHQTLQQDASPTVAQVIVPTPVKLQAPVLSSTQTIADHCSQLGHIQQSNLITQGTPAGTFSESELSPELQQQGWKKFWSKRENRPYFWNKLTGESLWIIPPLKPQFDPITDPLGICGVPPVSGNGAIPSGGTVKRRASEDSVVPAAKKFVLAGPWDLEIPTNVIIYERVPSNLPHIHPEAEALRCSLLAKLRQCYQELCHTRESIDAPKDSFNRWLMERKVIDCGSDPLLPIRPKFTGDARKQLSRYAEAAKKMIESRAASSESRKVVKWNAEDTFQWLRRTVGATFDDFQDRLAHLKRQCQPHLTETVKASVEGICLKIYHLSTEYAKKVKDKNNQLLKDNGLGNVIPSGGPASTQRKVWCYPVQFSLPTPRLPQVDYLPEREQTLLRFHGDTVCINNMHLAKLEHLYRYNCFDDKKFEMFLPRVWCMLKRYQTYLGINEGQATQMALPVTVFECLQRSFGVTFECFASPLNCYFRQYCSAFADADSYFGSRGPFLDFRPVSGSFQANPPYCEELMEAMVNHFERLLADSAEPLSFVVFLPEWRDPAPNALIKLESSHFKRKQVVVPAMEHEYRHGFQYILPKGEVNIRAAHGTLVVWLQNAAGAARWGPTEERVEALLEAWRPGRERERDRQELLSPPRQTHQPIPSTPIPVLTTPTTPTVPLQTLSTHPI